In a genomic window of Brassica rapa cultivar Chiifu-401-42 chromosome A10, CAAS_Brap_v3.01, whole genome shotgun sequence:
- the LOC103845787 gene encoding TVP38/TMEM64 family membrane protein slr0305, translating into MAFTWTSALRISVLLILVAAIVLACYFLPVEQLLKDFLLWVEQDLGPWGPLALAVAYIPLTVLAVPASVLTIGGGYLFGLPIGFVADSVGATLGSGAAFLLGRTIGKPFVVAKLKDYPQFQSVALAIEKSGFKICLLLRLAPLLPFSMLNYLLSVTPITLGPYLLSSWLGMMPITLALVYAGTTLKDLSDVTHKWSEFSIGRWAFLISSLVISVILMVCVTKVAQNALRKALAEHGGDMNGAVAASPELNVTTETPGDLNEPLLIKIEPQSPQNQENNSH; encoded by the exons ATGGCGTTTACGTGGACATCTGCTCTCCGGATTTCAGTTCTTTTGATCCTCGTAGCTGCAATTGTCTTAGCTTGCTATTTTCTCCCCGTCGAGCAG CTGTTGAAGGATTTTTTGTTATGGGTTGAACAAGATCTAGGGCCTTGGGGACCTCTTGCCCT AGCTGTTGCGTACATTCCTCTAACAGTTTTGGCTGTTCCTGCCTCTGTTCTAACG ATCGGTGGTGGCTATCTTTTTGGGCTGCCAATTGGTTTTGTGGCGGACTCGGTAGGTGCTACACTTGGCTCAGGAGCAGCGTTTCTTCTAGGCCGCACG ATTGGAAAACCTTTTGTAGTTGCGAAATTGAAGGATTATCCTCAGTTTCAATCAGTGGCACTCGCTATTGAGAAGTCAGGTTTCAAG ATATGCTTGTTGCTCCGGCTTGCTCCTCTTCTCCCCTTCAGCATGTTGAACTACCTCTTATCTGTAACACCAATTACGCTGGGCCCATACTTGCTTTCTTCTTGGTTAGGGATGATG CCGATAACACTTGCGTTAGTGTATGCTGGAACAACACTAAAAGACCTTTCTGATGTGACTCACAAGTGGAGCGAGTTCTCTATAGGCCGCTGG GCCTTCTTGATTTCAAGCCTTGTAATATCAG TGATATTAATGGTGTGTGTAACGAAGGTGGCGCAGAACGCTTTAAGAAAAGCATTAGCAGAGCACGGAGGTGACATGAACGGAGCAGTTGCAGCCTCGCCGGAGCTGAATGTTACCACCGAGACTCCGGGTGATTTGAATGAGCCTCTATTGATAAAGATAGAGCCTCAATCACCTCAGAACCAAGAAAACAATAGTCATTAA
- the LOC103845786 gene encoding probable E3 ubiquitin-protein ligase LUL3, producing the protein MGISFSNRRRNNHHRRYHHHLPPPPPYYYSDQPQQPPPQPPHNEYSYTHNHLVSAPQHSLPPPSQPHPPPQVNYGSYGYNYNQIQNPQQQQPPYFSGYHPNGWNTMMRPVYYGPAVVVDQQPPQPYVEHQSAKKVRNDVNVHKDTVRLEADDLNPGYHLVSFLFDAVFDGSFTIMFFAKEEENCTMVPQFPEAFKPIQVPFQKGTAQKFVQSSGTGTDLGFFSLDDLSNPLPDEVFPLVISAETVISGSEEPLVHKQITLACLEKTDDGSFKVKVMKQILWIEGARYELRELYGIDNSTAQDDDVASGLEDSGDKECVICLTEPKDTAVMPCRHLCLCSDCAKELRFQSNKCPICRQPIDELLMIKVETSNEQH; encoded by the exons ATGGGGATCTCCTTCAGCAACCGTAGACGAAACAACCACCACCGCCGCTACCACCATCACCTCCCGCCTCCTCCGCCTTACTATTACTCCGATCAACCACAACAACCGCCGCCTCAACCACCGCACAACGAGTACAGCTACACTCACAACCACCTCGTTTCAGCTCCGCAACACTCTCTTCCTCCACCCTCTCAGCCTCATCCTCCGCCACAGGTTAATTACGGATCCTACGGCTATAACTATAACCAAATTCAAAACCCGCAACAGCAGCAGCCTCCGTATTTCTCCGGTTATCATCCCAATGGGTGGAACACGATGATGAGACCGGTTTACTACGGTCCAGCTGTGGTGGTTGACCAACAGCCTCCTCAGCCGTACGTGGAGCATCAGAGTGCTAAGAAGGTGAGGAATGATGTCAATGTGCATAAAGATACGGTGAGGCTCGAAGCAGACGATCTTAACCCTGGCTATCATCTAGTTTCCTTCCTCTTCGATGCTGTATTCGATGGCAG TTTTACTATCATGTTTTTTGCAAAAGAGGAAGAAAACTGCACAATGGTCCCTCAATTTCCAGAAGCTTTCAAACCAATCCAAGTCCCTTTCCAAAAAGGTACAGCACAGAAGTTTGTACAATCTTCAGGGACAGGAACAGACCTAGGTTTCTTTTCGCTAGACGATCTATCGAACCCATTACCAGACGAGGTGTTCCCACTTGTAATATCAGCAGAGACAGTGATCTCGGGTTCAGAGGAACCTTTAGTTCACAAGCAAATCACGCTAGCGTGTTTGGAGAAGACTGACGATGGATCTTTCAAAGTGAAAGTCATGAAACAGATCTTATGGATCGAAGGAGCTAGATATGAGCTACGTGAGTTGTATGGTATCGATAACTCGACCGCACAAGATGATGATGTTGCGTCAGGGTTAGAGGATAGTGGTGACAAAGAATGTGTTATTTGCTTGACTGAACCTAAGGACACCGCCGTGATGCCTTGTAGACATTTG TGTTTGTGCAGTGACTGCGCTAAAGAACTGAGGTTTCAGTCAAACAAATGTCCCATTTGTCGACAACCTATCGATGAGCTTTTAATGATTAAAGTGGAAACTAGCAATGAACAACACTGA
- the LOC103845789 gene encoding UPF0613 protein PB24D3.06c, protein MSLSLPSSSSASAAASTSGSSSSPAAASSSSTTTTTSWFSGIYRGKSGTAKLSKSASVAGGGGSGDYGGGPIKGKNQFRGVLFKYGPKSIQVAFKTGEYKQQVIFIGGLTDGLLATDYLEPLAIALDKEKWSLVQLLMSSSYSGFGTSSLKQDAQEIDQLVSYLINKENSEGVVLLGHSTGCQDIVYYMGTNAACSRAVRATILQAPVSDREYKATLPETPALIDLAAKMISEGRAEELMPKEADPCAPISAYRYHSLCAYMGDDDMFSSDLSDDQLKTRLGHMANTPCQVIFSMGDEYVPDYVDKKALVNRLSKAMGGAEKVEIEHGNHSLSNRVHEAVQAIIGFVKREGPSGWDDPWS, encoded by the exons ATGTCTCTCTCGCTGCCCTCTTCTTCCAGCGCTTCTGCGGCGGCGTCGACATCGGGATCATCGTCTTCTCCAGCGGCGGCTTCGTCATCCTCCACGACCACGACGACGTCCTGGTTCTCAGGAATCTACCGAGGAAAATCCGGAACGGCGAAGCTGTCGAAAAGCGCGTCGGTTGCGGGAGGAGGCGGAAGCGGGGATTACGGCGGCGGACCGATCAAAGGGAAGAACCAATTCCGCGGAGTGTTGTTCAAATACGGTCCCAAATCGATTCAG GTGGCTTTTAAGACCGGAGAGTATAAACAACAAGTGATATTCATCGGTGGATTAACCGATGGTCTTTTAGCTACCGA TTACTTGGAGCCTCTTGCAATTGCTTTGGATAAAGAGAAATGGTCACTTGTTCAGCTACTCATGTCCTCTTCATATTCTGGATTCGGCACTTCCAGCTTGAAACAA GATGCACAAGAGATCGACCAACTCGTAAGCTATCTCATCAACAAAGAGAACTCTGAAGGCGTTGTTCTGCTTGGTCATAGCACCGGCTGCCAG GACATTGTGTATTACATGGGAACGAATGCTGCATGCTCCCGAGCCGTCCGAGCTACAATTTTGCAG GCACCGGTCAGCGATAGAGAGTACAAAGCAACACTTCCTGAAACACCTGCTCTGATAGACTTGGCTGCAAAAATGATAAGCGAAGGCCGAGCAGAGGAGCTAATGCCTAAAGAAGCTGATCCTTGTGCTCCAATCTCTGCTTATAG ATACCACTCCCTCTGCGCTTACATGGGAGACGACGATATGTTTAGTTCTGACTTAAGTGATGATCAGTTGAAAACTAGACTTGGTCATATGGCTAACACACCTTGTCAG GTGATCTTCTCCATGGGTGATGAGTATGTACCAGATTATGTCGACAAAAAAGCGCTGGTTAACAG ATTAAGTAAAGCAATGGGAGGAGCAGAGAAAGTGGAGATAGAGCATGGGAATCACTCTTTATCCAATAGAGTTCATGAAGCTGTTCAAGCCATTATTGGTTTTGTCAAAAGAGAAGGACCCAGTGGTTGGGATGACCCTTGGAGCTAA
- the LOC103845788 gene encoding uncharacterized protein LOC103845788, with protein sequence MPEKRMTPSPALSHHRPSPLHQWRFSVLTSLVFFLMVIVWSIDGCTIKTFIDSWRLNASYSMRVTASSPSAKPKPHSLDLDTTQVKFNWISSEMEQNFTANLLKNWSAPGGEKCREAKTVEISVPNLDGKDPVHLTAGEIHEFRFQSLDETGKPVCVGGDYFETDLSGENWKSRPPVKDLTNGTYSVSLQIHPEFAGDYNLTVILLFRHFQGLKLSPARFAFNRKLRSFKLRFVEKNDVVLPDLRQCVKSDFAREVWSGRWTRLGKNNECKISNDGRYRCLDDNFPCRKPWCDGALAELESNGWVYSSHCSFKLFSGDSAWSCLKNKWIFFWGDSNHVDTIRNLLNFVLGRPEIGAVPRRFDLKFSNPRNSSETVRITSIFNGHWNETQNYQGLDSLRDHGFRELLRSYFAEETGVPDVMIVNSGLHDGVHWSNLRAFAKGAKTAAAFWRNVFDSVKRRGFEPPEVVFRNTIATGGYARELAFNPSKMEVFNGVFLEKMKEFGLVSGVIDNFDMTYPWHYDNRCNDGVHYGRAPAKLRWRDGEIGHQYFVDLMLVHVLLNALCVR encoded by the coding sequence ATGCCTGAGAAAAGAATGACCCCGTCTCCGGCGCTAAGCCACCACCGTCCCAGTCCTCTGCATCAATGGAGATTCAGCGTCCTAACGTCCCTCGTGTTCTTCCTCATGGTCATCGTCTGGAGCATCGACGGTTGTACTATCAAAACATTCATAGACTCATGGAGACTCAACGCTTCTTACTCCATGCGAGTCActgcttcttctccttctgccAAACCAAAACCACATTCTCTGGATCTAGACACGACTCAAGTGAAGTTCAACTGGATCTCATCCGAGATGGAGCAGAACTTCACGGCTAACCTCTTGAAAAACTGGTCGGCTCCGGGAGGAGAGAAATGCAGAGAAGCAAAAACCGTCGAGATCTCCGTCCCCAACCTCGACGGGAAGGATCCGGTTCACTTAACAGCCGGCGAGATCCACGAGTTCAGGTTCCAATCCCTCGACGAAACGGGCAAACCCGTCTGCGTCGGTGGAGATTACTTCGAGACTGATCTCTCCGGCGAAAACTGGAAATCTAGACCGCCGGTGAAAGACTTAACCAACGGAACTTACTCCGTCTCCCTCCAGATCCATCCCGAGTTCGCCGGAGATTACAATCTAACCGTCATTCTACTCTTCCGTCACTTCCAAGGCCTTAAACTCAGCCCCGCGCGCTTCGCCTTCAACAGAAAGCTACGCAGCTTCAAACTACGCTTCGTCGAgaaaaacgacgtcgttttacctGATCTTCGCCAATGCGTCAAGTCAGACTTCGCTAGAGAGGTCTGGTCCGGGCGGTGGACAAGGCTCGGCAAGAATAACGAGTGTAAAATCAGCAACGACGGACGTTACCGTTGCCTGGATGATAACTTCCCTTGTCGGAAACCGTGGTGCGACGGAGCGTTGGCGGAGTTAGAGAGCAACGGTTGGGTTTACTCGAGCCACTGCTCGTTTAAACTCTTCTCTGGTGACTCGGCTTGGAGTTGCTTGAAGAACAAGTGGATCTTCTTCTGGGGAGACTCGAACCACGTGGACACGATTAGAAACTTGCTCAACTTCGTCTTGGGCCGTCCCGAGATCGGCGCTGTCCCGAGGAGGTTTGATTTGAAGTTCTCTAACCCAAGGAACTCGTCGGAGACCGTTAGGATCACGAGCATATTCAACGGACATTGGAACGAGACGCAGAACTATCAAGGTCTCGACTCGCTTAGAGACCACGGGTTTAGAGAGCTGCTTAGAAGCTACTTCGCTGAAGAGACAGGTGTTCCGGACGTAATGATCGTGAACTCTGGTCTCCACGATGGGGTCCACTGGTCTAACCTTAGAGCGTTCGCGAAGGGCGCAAAAACCGCGGCTGCGTTCTGGAGAAACGTTTTCGATTCGGTGAAACGCCGCGGGTTCGAACCGCCGGAAGTGGTTTTCAGGAACACGATCGCTACGGGCGGGTACGCGAGGGAGCTGGCGTTTAACCCGAGTAAGATGGAAGTGTTCAATGGGGTGtttttggagaagatgaaggagTTTGGGTTGGTGTCGGGTGTGATTGATAACTTTGACATGACGTATCCGTGGCATTATGATAACAGGTGTAACGATGGGGTTCATTACGGGAGAGCTCCGGCGAAGTTGCGGTGGAGAGATGGGGAGATTGGGCATCAGTACTTTGTTGATCTGATGCTTGTTCATGTCTTGTTAAATGCATTGTGTGTGAGATAA